The Primulina eburnea isolate SZY01 unplaced genomic scaffold, ASM2296580v1 ctg1233_ERROPOS170263, whole genome shotgun sequence DNA window gacattgttcaacaacagtgccgctgtttcaagcgcatatccccaaaaggatggcggcaactccgtgaaccccatcatagaccgaaccatgtccatcaaagtccggttacgacgctccgaaacaccattcaactgcggtgtagcgggcggagtccactgcgagagaatcccattctctctaagatactcttggaactcggcactcaagtactcaccacctcgatccgatcgaagtgtcttgatgcttcgtcccaattgattctctacttcacttctgaattctttgaacttttcaaaggcttcagacttgtatttcatcaaatacacatacccatacctcgaatggtcatcggtaaaggtgatgaagtaggcatgtccatgcttagtggtgatgctaagtggaccgcacacatcggtatggatcaaatccaataaccctttggctcgctccgcatggcccttaaagggaattttggtcatctttcctttcagacaggattcacaagtcgtgagagcgttaatatcagacatatcaaacatgccaactcccactagcttgttcatccttcttgaggaaatatgtcctaatcgagcatgccataattgtgccgaattaagagtatcttgtttgcgcttatttgttgttgttatcgtttggacattgttaagtggaatatcttttaattttaaggtgtagagattgttttcaagttcacccgtaccaactaaacattcattcttgtaaatattgcaaacacctttgccaaataaacaagaaaatccatcgatatcaagcataggaatggaaataatgtttttgatcaagtctggtacaaataaaacatctcttaaaaccaaattaaaatcattgttcaaacataaataaacatctcccacagccatggcagcaacccttgctccattgcccaacctcaagaaggtctcaccttccctgagcttcctacttcttcccatcacctgcaaatcattacagagatgtgagccacagccggtatccaatacccaagaagtagagttaatggagatattcatttcaatgtagaacatacctttgccagaactcttctgcgcaagatattccctgcagttacgcctccaatgtccaggcttcttgcagtggtgacagatgtcaacagtcttctcagcctttgctggcgcggctgccactaagggactcggagtctgcctcttcaagggctcgctcttcttggggcgctggaaagaacgcttctttctcttcccatgtggaccggtcttcgtgccagatgaagagcccacataaagaacctgcttctcctttttgattgtggactcaaaggtcacaagcatgttcaccaactcttcaaggctgggctcgagcttgttcatattgaagttcacaacgaaaggatcgaaagagctaggcagcgacagcagcaacacatcagtggtcaactccgaaggcaacaccaaatccatgcctacgagcttgtccacgagcccaatcaactttaggccatgctcatggaccgaagtcccatctcgcatgcgtaaagtgatgagctcctttactgtggcatgcctcaaaagccgagtctgctctccgaagagctccttgaggtgcatatgaatgtcagcagcattctttgcatcctcgaatcgcctttgcagctcatcgttcattgaagcctgcatataacacttcgccttcaagtcatggtcacaccattccttgtaggtctgcaattcctcaggagtgcagcctataggagcctcagcagggggcgcctcagtcagtgtatacgcgatcttctccgagtttaggacaatctttaaatttcttagccaagtgatatagtttggtccggttagaatgtgtttttcgagaattacggaaaacgggttgcgaattgatgacattgtcaaagatttgtactgaaaagtaaaacagataaatgttaatgactattttaaaatatttaataagatataaagtttggacttttgctttataaattatcgctcccactgttttgacattttcactaccctctagtgaaaacgggaaacactttcctcagtaggtacgtaaggtccaattagcgaattgtgatcccgaataatatcggccatcacaactcctaaaaggtagtttccaattgcatcgccatgcaaccctctacgcattcttttgtctcacgtttgattaggacccaataatatgacgtcgttcatctttacgtgtcaagcctaacccatcgatattgaaccttaatggacggtcgccatgagttccctcaataatatgagccgaaatcatgggagttccacttagttcacatcaccatgtcaatggatgtcacagctttccggcacccagggccccctcaataatatgagccgagccccgagtacgggtagcgttcatcatgcatccattgtcgatggaagacaaggaaattataaacaaatttataattccccttttcggacttgatattaattttgaatcttattcaaatgagggtttttaattttgaaaggtctcatcattaattttattttaaaagctcgccatgtttgatcgtatgtttgccggattcatgcaactttgttattataataataataacgcacatactcattatttataacatatcatgcatatattataaatagaaaacaatacaaggatgatcaatcgccccaaaactaatggcccgtgtgagccaaacacgggcctaggtccaatcctagggtaaatgcagggatgcaatgcaactaaattattacattagcatccaatattacatgtcttcgatcttcataatcaccaaggccaccatcttccaatcttgatcttccactattctaatatttacatttaaatatccatggcacatagggatacatctcatggggggtgggaacgggccataaaccaagcccactttataaattgataattattacaatcatacaacacaaatatcctagcatacacctagcaaattgggcttgggcttttgatcatccttcatgcacaatatcatatatcatacaccatcaattaattatcaccataattaattgatccaatattatatatcttgatccaatcactaaccgccacaattataaattaaattaacaaagtatacaaacaactttgtctactttcaaattaatttatttataatcgaatttcttgtaaatcacaatttactataaataattaaagtcccacttcaattatttactttatgagaaaatatgtgcaacaattgtaaatttaaacttaagggcccaaaaaccatttttttttttttcaccaaaaattattttggcccatttaaatttcacaaattatgttggccatccaatggcccaacaactcaaggcccatgacactaagattgtccaaaacatttttggaaaacctagtcgtcatcgtcgtcgccggagctcagtcgccggattccggcaacaacaaaaaaaatttttttttttttttattaaaaaccgaaGCATTTCGGGctgccccttgggctgcccctcggctgcccgaaatttttttttttttttgtttttcaaaatttcggtccttgagttttcttgcacaaaaaaatctcaaacggttagaaatcgatctcaacataatattatgcaaatattacacaaaaaccgtaaccatagcttggataccacttgaaagcggaccggttacggaggccggaaatgcaacggaagtcaaaaattaaattttatagctcaaaaatttcggcccccacatttatttgtgtaatatttacaaacaacaccaaaacatacatagggtgttagaaatttcattacctatcaacttcaagaagttgatgatggcaccaactttgttgtgaacaacaaagctcttcaaatggaagacaagtctacaagctcaccttttcctcttcaagaattaggcccaccacttagctatgtaaatcccctcttgatttgcactagaaaatcaaaaggatttttcaaggagaaattttgttctcaacaaattgaagaacacaatgaagaaaaatttgagagagaagagggaagaagtttcggccaagaggaggagggaatgagggagtgaagcctagacttgggtgtgggaaaagttgggagacaaaagttgcatgcttttgaattttttaataaaaagtattccacacctcttcacctcccaagcatgcaaaccctagcatgtcatgcatatataatatgttttttaacacattaaaaaccatggactaaattttaattatctcaaacacatttgagattaattaaatactacttgaatttattcaagtcccactagttaaataattattttaattgagctctactagactcaatattattaattcaacacttgaattatatttaattatttggactctactaggtccactagtgtttaattaattcaacacttgaattaatttaatttagtccccaataatgtttatgaaaatcacaattttcaactacattatttacttggccaaattttaatcttaggaacacttccataaattaaaatttatatttctctcttagaagtcaaacttctatttttcttaacgcttataaacacatttataagccgttcaacacattgaactattttacttctcatcgggatttactaagcaagtacttgtgtggccctcaatggttcattgatacaactagccgtgggttcacatctctatgtgattcggactaaacacgtccttattcgagcataccccaattgctccattcttacttatcaactccttgatagtaagaacgtcagaactcaagtctgatagtacccaaccaatcacgttaaacgcctagcagcatcgcttacgtgattccctaggtatcacatgatagtgcctgcaagaaccattcaattatggttagcgtacagtacggtcccttcaactcatatatcccgaccgattcgacaactattggtttatcgagagttgtcaatgaatcgatactatgtgtcatgttgtggttgcatcgatggtgtaatctatgaaacccctttcataattaccaccatactctgatcagagatttcaacccacacatacatgaaaaacacataggatatccatacccgtaggtaagcggtgaatccccgactacaatgcatcgaatcCTAtacgtttcgccgtaacacccaatcttgccacctaaagaccccataagagtcggtaaacaagtcaaagtgaaacgctagcacatagagtctcaatgttgtcccgggtcataaggactaatggtgtacaaccataaaccaggacttttccactcgataagtgagaaccacttggaaagtccttttatggagggttgttcagtgcactctaccaggagcacctatctgcatgctcggacatcacaatgtcccctaccaatgaaacatggtactcacatcgcagatactagtctctaactcgagcggcctttatccttcttagtggcggctgaatcgactaggaacagtttagaatatacagtattacaaatatgagtttcatgatactcatcatatgagcatctcatattctttctactatttgtatattcaagggctttatctatgcagctagcatgggtataaagataaagatgcgccaaattaataaattcaaatattattaaaataaagatcgtttatacaaagagtttcattgtgaacagtcggccaacacttggctcgacgtgcacctactctaacacatgtTTCAAGATACTCCGACAATCCTCTATTATATAATAGCTCCAAACTCAGATTCATCAACTTTTGTAGAGTTAACGGCCTTCACAATAATTTGAGCATCCATCTCAAAAATTACTTGGTTGAATATCATTTCACGGATCCATGAAAGAGCTTCCCGTAATCCCATGGCTTCTCCCTCCTTCACCTCAGATAGTCCTTTCATTACCATTGATCGACATCCAATGCACTTTCCTTCATTATCACGGAATACCATTCCGAATCCCATACTTCTAGTTTCGGCGAAGAATGCTGCGTCAACATTACACTTCAAAAAAGGATATCGCGGTTTCCTCCATTCTTTAGGTGTTCTTCCAATTGCATTATCTTCCTGTCCCTCTGTTCCTTTTTGTCTCATGGCTAACCAATCATAGAGGAGCTCTAGTGCGTTAAAAACTGCTTGGTTGCACCTATCGATCGTATTTCTCCATAGTTTATTGTTCTTTTGTTTCCAAATACTCCAGAGCACCACACCAAACTTTCCTAGATACACCTTATCTCCTGCACTGAATACCTTGAAGAACCAATCGACAAAGCCATCAGCGTTTTTTGCACATTTGTCCACAATATCCTTCATATTTGAAATTTTCCAGCATTGTTCTGCATAGGGGCATGATACAAATGTGTGCCAAGTATTTTCCATATTCCTGTCACAGACCACACACACTAAAGGACAGTTTATTCCCCTCCTTCTACGGTTTGTTCTAGTAGGGAGACAATTTCGACAGGCTTGCCAAATTAAGGTTTTAAATTTTGTCGGGGCTTTTACAGGCTTGCCAAATTAAGGTTTTAAATTTTGTCGGGGCTTTTAACTTCCACAGCTCTTTCCATTTTTCTGTGTTATTTGCAGTTCCATGTTGCTCCAGTTCCGCCATGATTATTCTGTAAGCACTTTTAACCAAGTATACTCCATCCTTTGTTTGGTGCCATATTAGTCGATCCTGTCGCACCATTGAAGGTAGTGGAATATTCAAGATTTCTTGTACATCTCTGCTATTGAAATATTCGAGTAACAGTTCGTGGTCCCAACTTTGACACCCCGGAATAAGCAGCTCACTCACCTTTATTCCATTCAGCTCTGGGTTAGCAGGAGTAGCCACAAAGAAATTTGTTTCATCTCGCAGCCAAGGGTCATTCAAACATTTATGTTATGGTCGGTTCCAACTCGCCACCTACACCGTTTATTTAGCATCATTTGTGCACTCCAAATGCTACGCCAAGTGAAACTTGGATTATGGCCAAGTTTTGCACTTAAAAACATCCCTCTTGTATAAtattttgctttgaagattctACTGATTAATGCATCTGGAGTTGTGAGAAGCCTCCATCCTTGCTTCCCTAATAATGCTAGGTTAAAAGCTTGCAGGTTTCGAAATCCCAACCCTCCTTCATCCTTCCGAGTACACATATGCTCCCAATTCAACAAGTTTAATCCTCGGTTATTTCCTTGCTTTGAACCCCACCAAAAGGAGTTTAACATCCGCTGGAGTTCCTCTAATAAGGATGTCGGTAGAAGGAACGTTTGCATGAAATATGCCGGAATAGCTTGGCCAACCGCCTTTAGCAAGATCTCTTTCTCTGCTCTTGAAAGTTTCTGCTTCTTCCAATATTGTATCTTTCGCCATGTGTTATCTTTCAGGTTGTTGAAGATCGCTCGTTTCTTCTTACCGATCATCGATGGAAGCCCCAAGTTTCGCCCTGTATTCAACTGTTCCTTAATGTTGAGAATGTTAGTCAGAGTTGCCTGATGCTCTAGTGAGGTATTTCGGCTAAAGAACACAGCAGATTTTGAGAATTTGATAGCCTATCCAGAGGCTTTTTCATACTCATGAAATATATGTTTCAATGCCATACATTCAGCTTGGTTTGCTTGACAAAAGAAGATACTATCGTCGGCACATAATAAGTGTGAGATAGTGGGTGCACCTCGGCAGATTTTTACTCCATGAATCATGCCCCTTGCTTCATTTTTACGCAATAGCGATGTCAGCCCCTCAGCATATAATATAAACAGATAGGGGGATAGTGGGTCTCCTTGTCTCAGCCCGCGATAAGGGGTTATTGGTTCGATTGATCTGTTATTCCATACCACCAGGTATTTCACCAAGGAGACACACATCATCATGATATCTGTCCATTTTTCCGCAAATCCCATTTTAGTTAGTATCGCTCGCAAATACCCCCAATCGACTCTATCGTAGGCCTTGCTGATGTCTACTTTCACTGCCATTTCCCCTTTGATACACTTCCTCTTCCCTTTCATGTGATGTAAAATTTCAAAAGCAATCCAGCAGTTTTCCGTGATCGATCTTCCTTTCACAAAGGCTGATTGAGAATTAGAGATAATGTTTGGCATAATATTCTTCATTCTGTTTGCCAATACTTTTGAGATGATTCTGTACAGCACATTACATAGCGCAATAGGTCTGTAGTCTTTCACCTTCGAAGGCTTCTCGCACTTTGGAATCAAGATAACATTTGTCTCGTTTATCTTGGAGGGAATTTTTTTCTGTTCTAGCCATTCACACTTGTTTGAAACACATCCATCCCCACGATATCCCAAAATTTTTGGAAGAACTTTGGGTTGAATCCATCCGGGCCCGGGGATTTGTTTGGATCCATTTGAAATATCACTGTCTTAAATTCTTCCATCGTGAATGGGGCTAGAAGCATATCATTTTCTGCTACTGTGATTCTGGTGGGTATAGTTTCTAGAACGGAGTCACACTATCCCGTACTCTGTGAGAAGAGATTTACAAAGTATTCATGAATCATCTCCCCCATTCTGGTTTCATCCTCAAACCACATCCCAATATCCTCTTGAAGCTTCTCAATTCGATTTTTCTTTCTTCTAGCTGAAGCTTGAGCATGAAAAGACCGCGTATTTGAATCTCCATTCTTGAGCCAATAACATTTCGCTCTCTGTTTCCAATAAACTTCTTCTTTCATCAGTAAGCTTACAAGCTGGTTCTTTGTGTTTTCGTACTGCTCAACCGAATTAGGATCATATCTCATCCTCAGTGATGTTAATCGCATATGACATGCATTTATTTCCTTTCGGCAATctgttgttttatttttgctCCATCGTCTTAACAATTCTGCACAATGTGTAAGTTTAAAGCTTACATCTTGTGTAGCTGAGGCATTCCATGTTTGCATCATAAAATCCTTGAGGTCCGGTTCCTCAAGCCATCTGTTCTCGAATCTGAAGAGTTTGCGACGAACATATATCACTGGAATTTCCGTATTGAGACAAATAGGTGTGTGATCTGATATT harbors:
- the LOC140820582 gene encoding uncharacterized protein, coding for MEGYPFTWVRSKGTTSMIEERLDRALVSASWLELFPQAKLEKLIAPISDHTPICLNTEIPVIYVRRKLFRFENRWLEEPDLKDFMMQTWNASATQDVSFKLTHCAELLRRWSKNKTTDCRKEINACHMRLTSLRMRYDPNSVEQYENTKNQLVSLLMKEEVYWKQRAKCYWLKNGDSNTRSFHAQASARRKKNRIEKLQEDIGMWFEDETRMGEMIHEYFVNLFSQSTG